One part of the Streptomyces sp. NBC_00286 genome encodes these proteins:
- a CDS encoding SAM-dependent methyltransferase, which yields MTQDSSAPDTTASAKIDSAVPHSARIWNYWLGGKDNYPVDEQAGDAFREIFPGITDLARDSRAFLGRAVRHLAGEAGIRQFLDIGTGLPTADNTHQIAQRVAPDARIVYVDNDPLVLAHAQALLTSTREGVTDYIDADLHDPGAVLREAARTLDLTKPVALTLMQVSGHIADYDEARSIVRTLMEALPSGSYFAFNDSVDTNQANAEATRLYNESGAAPYYLRSPQQLAGFFAGLELLEPGVVPITDWRPDPATTGAGGEVIALGGVARKP from the coding sequence GTGACGCAGGACTCATCCGCCCCCGACACCACGGCATCAGCGAAGATCGACTCGGCGGTGCCGCACTCGGCCCGGATCTGGAACTACTGGCTCGGCGGCAAGGACAACTACCCCGTCGACGAGCAAGCGGGCGACGCCTTCCGCGAGATCTTCCCCGGCATCACCGACCTCGCCCGCGACTCCCGGGCCTTCCTCGGCCGCGCCGTGCGCCACCTGGCCGGAGAGGCCGGCATCCGCCAGTTCCTCGACATCGGCACGGGCCTGCCCACGGCGGACAACACCCACCAGATCGCCCAGCGGGTGGCCCCCGACGCCCGCATCGTCTACGTGGACAACGACCCGCTCGTACTCGCCCACGCCCAGGCCCTGCTGACCAGCACCCGTGAGGGCGTGACCGACTACATCGACGCGGACCTGCACGACCCGGGCGCGGTCCTGCGGGAAGCAGCCCGCACCCTCGACCTCACGAAGCCCGTGGCACTCACACTCATGCAGGTCAGCGGGCACATCGCGGACTACGACGAAGCACGCTCCATCGTCCGTACGCTCATGGAGGCACTGCCGTCCGGCAGCTACTTCGCGTTCAACGACAGCGTGGACACCAACCAGGCCAACGCCGAAGCAACCCGCCTCTACAACGAGAGCGGCGCGGCCCCGTACTACCTGCGCAGCCCGCAGCAGCTCGCCGGCTTCTTCGCCGGCCTGGAACTGCTGGAGCCCGGCGTCGTACCCATCACCGACTGGCGCCCCGATCCCGCGACGACCGGCGCGGGCGGCGAGGTGATCGCCTTGGGTGGGGTCGCCCGTAAGCCGTGA
- a CDS encoding pectate lyase family protein, which translates to MSCFGADGAEWSDTRYAYCKQQRALRQTGSNTEKQQIQLTVPSNTTLVGTGGDARLLGVFLSVNTGTNIIVRDLQLEAPVDYFTTWSPDDGERGSWNARFDAMSVVTGRNVWIDHCTFTDGRYPDRTAPVGFHGERVQRHDGLLDIEDGSDFITVSDSRFTDHDKAVLIGSGDGRGDRDRGHLKVTFVRNLFTDIGQRAPRVRFGQVHVVNNVNGGRAADTTYALGIGVEFAMVSERNVFRYEGPGARPGVVVAIYGGTRFSDTGSWLNGRPAGLDAAAAAEAPDEFSTDTGWAPADVYPYRPLRSPAEVWWHVLNHSGPRHR; encoded by the coding sequence ATGTCGTGCTTCGGCGCGGACGGCGCCGAGTGGTCCGACACGCGCTACGCCTACTGCAAGCAGCAGCGGGCCCTGCGGCAGACCGGTTCGAACACGGAGAAGCAGCAGATTCAGCTGACCGTGCCGAGCAACACCACGCTCGTCGGCACGGGCGGCGACGCCCGCCTGCTCGGGGTCTTCCTGAGCGTCAACACCGGCACCAACATCATCGTCCGGGACCTCCAACTCGAGGCGCCCGTCGACTACTTCACGACCTGGTCGCCGGACGACGGGGAGCGCGGCAGCTGGAACGCCCGCTTCGACGCCATGTCGGTGGTCACCGGCAGGAACGTCTGGATCGACCACTGCACGTTCACCGACGGCCGCTACCCGGACCGCACGGCGCCGGTCGGCTTCCATGGCGAGCGGGTGCAGCGGCACGACGGGCTGCTGGACATCGAGGACGGTTCGGACTTCATCACGGTGTCCGACAGCCGGTTCACCGACCACGACAAGGCGGTGCTCATCGGGTCCGGTGACGGGCGCGGCGACCGTGACCGCGGGCATCTGAAGGTCACCTTCGTCCGCAACCTCTTCACCGACATCGGGCAGCGCGCTCCGCGCGTCCGCTTCGGTCAGGTGCATGTGGTCAACAACGTCAACGGGGGCCGGGCAGCGGACACCACGTACGCGCTCGGTATCGGGGTGGAGTTCGCGATGGTCTCCGAGAGGAACGTATTTCGGTACGAGGGCCCTGGTGCCCGTCCCGGCGTGGTGGTCGCGATCTACGGGGGCACGCGCTTCAGCGACACGGGCTCCTGGCTGAACGGCCGCCCCGCCGGACTCGACGCCGCGGCAGCGGCCGAGGCGCCCGACGAGTTCTCGACGGACACCGGCTGGGCGCCGGCCGATGTCTATCCGTACCGTCCGCTGCGGTCACCGGCCGAGGTGTGGTGGCACGTCCTGAACCACTCCGGCCCTCGCCACCGGTGA
- the sthA gene encoding Si-specific NAD(P)(+) transhydrogenase, protein MPDFDMLVIGSGPGGQKAAIAAAKLGRRVAVIDRPDMVGGVSIHTGTIPSKTLREAVLYLTGLTQRDLYGQSYRLKEDITVADLTARTQHVVGREVDVIRSQLSRNHVSLFAGTGRFVDDHTVALREVTGNERLLNAEHIVIATGTRPARPASVEFDERTIIDSDNVLNLERVPRSMVIVGAGVIGMEYASMFAALGSKVTVVEQRPGMLDFCDVEVIESLKYHLRDLAVTFRFGETVAAVERHPRGTLTLLESGKKIPADAVMYSAGRQGLTDDLDLDKAGLSADRRGRIKVDEHFRTEVPHIYAVGDVIGFPALAATSMEQGRTAAYHACGEPVNQMDGLQPIGIYTIPEISFIGRTEDQLTEDSVPYEVGISRYRELARGQIIGDSHGMLKLLVSPDDRRLLGVHCFGTGATELIHIGQSVMGCGGTVDYLVNAVFNYPTLAESYKVAALDATNKIRQIDRLRD, encoded by the coding sequence GTGCCCGACTTCGACATGCTCGTCATCGGATCCGGCCCGGGCGGCCAGAAAGCCGCCATCGCCGCCGCCAAACTCGGCCGCCGGGTCGCCGTCATCGACCGCCCCGACATGGTCGGCGGGGTCTCCATCCACACCGGGACCATCCCGTCCAAGACACTGCGCGAGGCGGTCCTGTATCTGACCGGCCTCACGCAACGTGATCTGTACGGCCAGAGCTACCGTCTAAAGGAGGACATCACCGTCGCGGACCTGACGGCACGTACCCAGCACGTGGTGGGCCGCGAGGTCGACGTCATCCGCAGCCAGCTCTCCCGCAACCACGTCTCCCTGTTCGCCGGCACCGGCCGCTTCGTCGACGACCACACCGTCGCACTGCGCGAAGTCACCGGCAACGAGCGGCTGTTGAACGCCGAACACATCGTCATCGCCACCGGCACCCGCCCCGCCCGGCCCGCCAGCGTCGAGTTCGACGAGCGGACGATCATCGATTCGGACAACGTACTGAATCTGGAACGGGTGCCGCGCTCCATGGTCATCGTCGGCGCCGGCGTGATCGGCATGGAGTACGCCTCCATGTTCGCCGCTCTCGGCAGCAAGGTCACCGTGGTCGAACAGCGGCCGGGGATGCTCGACTTCTGTGACGTCGAGGTGATCGAGTCGCTGAAGTACCACCTTCGGGACCTGGCCGTCACCTTCCGGTTCGGGGAGACCGTCGCCGCGGTCGAACGTCACCCGAGGGGCACTCTCACGCTTCTGGAGAGCGGCAAGAAGATACCTGCGGACGCGGTGATGTACTCCGCGGGCCGCCAGGGCCTCACCGACGACCTCGATCTCGACAAGGCCGGTCTGTCCGCCGACCGGCGCGGCCGGATCAAGGTCGACGAGCACTTCCGCACCGAGGTGCCACACATCTACGCCGTCGGCGATGTCATCGGGTTCCCGGCGCTGGCCGCGACCTCGATGGAGCAGGGGCGTACGGCGGCGTATCACGCCTGTGGCGAGCCGGTGAACCAGATGGACGGCCTTCAGCCGATCGGCATCTACACCATCCCGGAGATCAGCTTCATCGGGCGGACCGAGGACCAGCTCACCGAGGATTCCGTGCCGTACGAGGTCGGCATCTCCCGCTATCGCGAGCTGGCCCGGGGGCAGATCATCGGCGACTCGCACGGCATGCTGAAACTGCTGGTCTCGCCGGACGACCGCAGACTCCTCGGCGTGCACTGCTTCGGTACGGGGGCCACCGAACTGATCCACATCGGGCAGTCCGTGATGGGCTGCGGCGGCACGGTCGACTACCTGGTCAACGCGGTGTTCAACTACCCCACCCTCGCGGAGTCCTACAAAGTCGCGGCCCTGGACGCGACGAACAAGATCCGGCAGATCGACCGGCTCAGGGATTGA
- a CDS encoding SpoIIE family protein phosphatase produces the protein MLRHLGRSRAQPTSSAIGLRARLGRVGARRAHEQRARHASHGPAEERGPHPDGPPRKPADRFRSALSGRSVAGQVFVLQVVIVLMLIVAAVLALVLQVRHDSTEEARNRSLAVAETFANAPGLREAMRGSDPTAVLQPRAEAARVRSEVDFIVVMDTDGTRYTHPKPDRIGRKFVGTMEPALAGRSITEEIEGTIGPLVQAVVPVKAPDGSVVGLVSAGITTANVGGVADRQLPILLSAAAAALGLSTAGTALVSRRLLRQTRGLGPYEMTRMYEHHDAVLHAVREGVIIVSGAGRLLLANDEAQQLLGLPADAEGRHVLELGLDADTAGLLASGRVATDEVHPVGDRLLAINQRPTDRQGGPPGSVATLRDTTDLRALSGRAEMARERLKLLYDAGVGIGTGLDVARTAGELAEVAVPRFADFVTVDLADAVLNGEEPNKVTDLHRTAFSGIRQDAPLYPVGERIRFVASSPQARSLSTGQAVVEPNLKDAPGWLAQDLERAEQVVAYGIHSLITVPLRAGGLVLGVANFWRSQKPEPFDTEEVALAEELVARAAVSIDNARRYTREHTMAETLQRSLLPRNLPEQNALDVAYRYLPAQAGVGGDWFDVLPLPGARVALVVGDVVGHGLHAAATMGRLRTAVHNFSALDLPPHELLGLLDELVARIDQDEGADSGAAVTGATCLYAIYDPVSRQCSVARAGHPQPALIQPDGSVEFPEVPAGLPLGLGGLPFETADLQLAEDSRLVLYTDGLIEDRERDIDAGLELLRTALTGAHRTPEDTCRTVLDAMLPAPQNDDIALLVARTSAMPADRIADWQVPTDPAAVADVRETVTRQLTQWGLDELAFVTELILSELVTNAIRYSNGPIRVRMLRDRSLICEVFDSSSTSPHLRYAATTDEGGRGLFLVAQLAERWGTRYTPTGKIIWAEQPLP, from the coding sequence ATGCTCCGCCACTTGGGTCGATCCCGGGCTCAGCCGACCTCCTCTGCCATAGGTCTGCGCGCACGGCTTGGGCGTGTTGGTGCTCGCCGGGCGCACGAGCAGCGGGCGCGGCACGCATCGCACGGACCCGCCGAAGAACGAGGACCGCACCCAGACGGGCCCCCGCGAAAACCGGCCGACAGGTTCCGGTCGGCGTTGAGCGGGCGCAGCGTCGCCGGCCAGGTCTTCGTACTGCAAGTGGTGATCGTGCTGATGCTGATCGTGGCCGCGGTGCTGGCGCTGGTGCTGCAAGTGCGGCACGACAGCACAGAGGAGGCCCGCAACCGTTCGCTCGCCGTCGCCGAGACGTTCGCCAATGCTCCGGGGTTGCGCGAGGCCATGCGTGGTTCCGACCCCACGGCGGTGCTCCAGCCGCGTGCCGAAGCCGCACGCGTGCGGTCGGAAGTCGACTTCATCGTCGTGATGGACACCGACGGGACCCGCTATACGCACCCCAAACCGGACAGGATCGGAAGGAAGTTCGTCGGGACCATGGAACCCGCGCTGGCCGGCCGTTCGATCACCGAGGAGATCGAGGGGACCATCGGGCCGCTGGTGCAGGCCGTGGTTCCGGTGAAGGCGCCCGACGGATCGGTCGTGGGTCTGGTGTCGGCGGGTATCACGACCGCCAATGTGGGTGGCGTCGCGGATCGGCAGCTGCCGATCCTCCTTTCGGCGGCGGCCGCGGCACTCGGCCTGTCCACGGCGGGGACAGCGCTGGTGAGCAGGCGGCTGCTGCGCCAGACCCGGGGTCTGGGCCCGTACGAGATGACCCGTATGTACGAGCACCATGACGCCGTACTGCATGCCGTCCGGGAGGGAGTGATCATCGTCAGCGGTGCGGGGCGGCTGCTGCTCGCCAATGACGAGGCCCAGCAGCTGCTCGGCCTGCCTGCCGACGCCGAGGGCCGACACGTTCTCGAACTCGGTCTCGACGCCGACACCGCCGGCCTCCTGGCCTCGGGACGGGTGGCCACGGACGAGGTGCACCCGGTCGGAGACCGGCTGCTGGCCATCAACCAGCGGCCCACCGACCGCCAGGGAGGCCCGCCCGGCAGCGTCGCAACCCTCCGCGACACCACCGACCTGCGCGCCCTGTCGGGACGAGCCGAGATGGCCCGAGAACGCCTCAAGCTGCTGTACGACGCCGGAGTCGGCATCGGCACCGGGCTGGATGTCGCTCGCACCGCCGGAGAGCTGGCGGAGGTGGCCGTCCCACGCTTCGCGGACTTCGTCACCGTGGATCTGGCCGACGCCGTGCTGAACGGGGAGGAGCCGAACAAGGTCACCGATCTGCACCGCACGGCGTTCAGCGGAATCCGTCAGGACGCCCCTCTCTACCCGGTGGGTGAGCGCATCAGATTCGTCGCTTCCTCACCGCAGGCCCGTAGCCTCAGCACCGGTCAGGCTGTCGTCGAGCCGAACCTCAAGGACGCCCCCGGGTGGCTGGCCCAGGATCTGGAACGCGCCGAGCAGGTCGTCGCGTACGGAATCCACTCGCTGATCACCGTCCCCCTGCGGGCGGGAGGTCTGGTACTGGGCGTAGCCAACTTCTGGCGCTCCCAGAAACCAGAACCCTTCGACACCGAGGAAGTAGCCCTCGCCGAGGAACTCGTCGCCAGGGCCGCCGTCTCCATCGACAACGCACGCCGCTACACCCGCGAGCACACCATGGCCGAGACGCTCCAGCGCAGCCTGCTGCCGCGCAACCTGCCCGAGCAGAACGCCCTGGACGTCGCCTACCGCTACCTGCCCGCCCAGGCAGGGGTGGGCGGGGACTGGTTCGATGTGCTGCCGCTGCCCGGCGCCCGGGTCGCCCTGGTCGTGGGCGATGTCGTCGGCCACGGCCTGCACGCCGCGGCCACGATGGGGCGGCTGCGTACCGCGGTGCACAATTTCTCCGCCCTGGATCTGCCGCCCCATGAACTCCTCGGGCTTCTCGACGAGTTGGTGGCCCGTATCGATCAGGACGAGGGGGCCGACAGCGGTGCCGCGGTCACCGGCGCGACCTGTCTGTACGCGATCTACGACCCGGTGTCCCGGCAGTGCAGCGTGGCCCGTGCCGGCCACCCGCAGCCGGCGCTGATCCAGCCCGACGGCAGCGTCGAGTTCCCCGAGGTCCCGGCAGGTCTGCCGCTCGGGCTCGGGGGGCTGCCGTTCGAGACGGCCGACCTCCAACTGGCCGAGGACAGCCGCCTCGTCCTCTACACGGACGGGCTCATCGAGGACCGGGAACGCGACATCGACGCCGGGCTCGAACTTCTGCGCACCGCCCTGACCGGCGCCCACAGGACGCCCGAGGACACCTGTCGGACCGTACTCGACGCCATGCTCCCCGCCCCGCAGAACGACGACATCGCCCTCCTCGTCGCACGCACCAGCGCAATGCCCGCAGACCGCATCGCCGACTGGCAGGTGCCCACCGACCCGGCCGCCGTCGCCGACGTACGCGAAACAGTCACCCGACAGCTGACCCAGTGGGGCCTGGACGAGTTGGCGTTCGTCACCGAGCTGATACTCAGCGAACTCGTCACCAACGCCATCCGCTACAGCAACGGCCCCATCCGTGTCCGTATGCTCCGCGACCGGAGCCTGATCTGCGAGGTCTTCGACAGCAGCAGCACCTCCCCCCATCTGCGGTACGCGGCCACCACCGACGAGGGCGGGCGCGGCCTGTTCCTCGTCGCGCAGCTCGCCGAACGCTGGGGCACCCGCTACACCCCCACCGGCAAGATCATCTGGGCCGAGCAGCCTCTGCCCTGA